In Aspergillus fumigatus Af293 chromosome 2, whole genome shotgun sequence, a genomic segment contains:
- a CDS encoding Gfo/Idh/MocA family protein codes for MSVGVAIIGSGIFAREEHLPAVQAAKDFQLKAVYSRSLKSAQDLASGTTGVDLYSEDSGPGKGYADLLARDDIAAVVIALPILVQPDFIRKALTAGKHVLSEKPIAKDIATARDLVQWYHANIDTRKTLWAVAENFRYMTKFLRTAEEVQKLGRVKNFRVNFHALVSTDSKYFKTAWRQTPGYQGGFILDGGVHVVAALRLILGSNDPVATISAQSCLQQQHLPPLDTVNAVMKTKSGATGVLSLSFGSAFDDSVFEFDCEGGVVALNSDTLTIKGESNELAFDGRGVSREVAVFATTIASGGSVDKRQSPEEALADLEIMEKMLTSGERDGERQTVELQV; via the exons ATGTCTGTCGGAGTGGCTATCATTGGAAGCG GCATCTTCGCTCGCGAAGAGCATCTG CCTGCAGTCCAAGCAGCAAAGGATTTCCAGCTGAAAGCCGTCTATTCCCGCTCCCTCAAATCAGCCCAGGACCTCGCAAGCGGGACTACGGGCGTTGACCTCTACTCCGAGGACTCTGGCCCCGGAAAGGGTTACGCCGATTTACTCGCCCGCGACGACATCGCGGCGGTTGTCATTGC TCTCCCCATCCTGGTCCAGCCGGATTTCATCCGCAAGGCTCTGACGGCAGGAAAGCACGTTCTGTCCGAGAAACCGATTGCCAAGGACATTGCCACGGCGCGCGACCTGGTACAGTGGTACCATGCCAACATTGACACCCGCAAGACTCTCTGGGCCGTTGCGGAGAACTTCCGGTACATGACCAAGTTCCTACGCACGGCCGAGGAGGTGCAGAAGCTGGGGCGGGTCAAGAATTTCCGCGTGAACTTTCACGCTCTGGTCTCGACGGACTCGAAGTATTTTA AAACCGCGTGGCGCCAAACACCCGGATACCAGGGTGGATTCATCCTGGACGGCGGAGTCCATGTCGTAGCAGCTCTACGATTGATTCTCGGGTCGAACGATCCAGTCGCTACGATATCCGCGCAGTCCtgcctccagcagcagcatcttcctcccttGGACACGGTGAACGCGGTGATGAAGACCAAATCTGGCGCTACGGGTGTGCTATCCTTGTCGTTCGGATCAGCGTTTGATGACTCTGTTTTCGAGTTTGACTGCGAGGGGGGCGTGGTCGCCTTGAACTCTGATACGCTCACAATTAAGGGCGAGAGCAATGAGCTCGCCTTTGACGGACGAGGCGTTAGCCGTGAGGTCGCTGTATTTGCTACGACGATTGCCAGCGGTGGTTCTGTCGACAAGCGACAGAGCCCGGAAGAGGCATTGGCGGATTTGGAGATtatggagaagatgctgaCCAGTGGTGAGAGAGACGGCGAGAGACAGACCGTGGAATTACAAGTGTAG
- a CDS encoding acyl-CoA thioesterase, whose translation MASTHPLHPYFPLMKARFDNDMYAHLNNTVYAMLFDSIVNSWLIAECGMDPFNRNKSTTSTGASDDDGAVSQQVGIMVNSYCDYFASVSYPDVLDLGLRVARLGSSSVTYEVGVFRRGEEDVKVVGGYTHVFCARETMRPAKGGMEERIRRGLEKLVVREGAKL comes from the coding sequence ATGGCAAGCacccatcctctccatccctACTTCCCTCTAATGAAAGCCAGGTTCGACAACGACATGTACGCCCACCTCAACAACACCGTCTACGCCATGCTCTTCGACTCGATCGTGAATAGCTGGCTTATCGCCGAGTGCGGGATGGATCCGTTCAACAGGAACAAGTCAACAACAAGCACCGGCGCCAGTGACGATGACGGCGCTGTCTCGCAGCAGGTCGGGATCATGGTCAACTCGTACTGCGACTACTTCGCCTCAGTCTCATATCCCGATGTACTGGATCTGGGGCTGCGGGTTGCGAGGCTGGGGTCGTCGAGCGTGACGTATGAGGTTGGGGTGTTCAggaggggggaggaggatgtgAAGGTTGTTGGGGGGTATACGCATGTGTTTTGTGCGCGGGAGACGATGAGGCCGGCGAAGGGAGGGATGGAGGAGAGGATTCGACGGGGGTTGGAGAAGTTGGTTGTTAGGGAGGGGGCGAAGCTGTGA
- a CDS encoding 60S ribosomal protein eL32 yields MVLAKKHVPIVKKRTKRFFRHQSDRFKCVPESWRKPKGIDNRVRRRFKGNIPMPSIGYGSNKKTKHMMPSGHKAFLVHNPKDVELLLMHNRTYAAEIASAVSSRKRVEIIAKAKALGVKVTNPKGRVTVEA; encoded by the exons ATGGTCCTCGCAAAGAAGCACGTCCCCATCGTCAAGAAGC GCACCAAGCGCTTCTTCCGCCACCAGTCCGACCGCTTCAAGTGCGTGCCGGAGTCATGGCGCAAGCCCAAGGGTATCGACAACCGTGTCCGCAGACGCTTCAAGGGCAACATCCCCATGCCTTCC ATCGGTTACGGTAgcaacaagaagaccaagcACATGATGCCCTCCGGCCACAAGGCTTTCCTCGTCCACAACCCCAAGGACGTCGAGCTGCTGCTCATGCACAACCGCACCTACGCCGCTGA GATCGCCTCCGCTGTCTCCTCCCGCAAGCGCGTCGAGATCattgccaaggccaaggcgcTCGGCGTCAAGGTCACCAACCCCAAGGGCCGTGTCACCGTTGAGGCGTAA
- a CDS encoding pseudouridine synthase family protein, with protein sequence MAVVPVDTTLKVPPPDPVEEPPKVAVTPCDPWPIPYYFEGGLRRVKPYYYTYNTYCKERWRGRQLQEIFTSEFRDRPAEYYVQALADGKVTVNGKTAAPDTVIKNGEVISHTLHRHEPPVTGHEIGIIHEDNDILVIDKPAGVPVHAAGRYHYNSIVEILRSQRGQEFVPRPCNRLDRLTSGVMFIAKHPKAADAITIKLKQRTVQKEYIARVKGRFPDGVVVCDQPIMSVSPKLGLNRVRATGKDAKTKFRRLAYYPPASPAPERDEDEVTASGDRPATPPPLLANESEGYSIVHCLPLTGRTHQIRVHLQFLGHPITNDPIYSNRRVFGPDLGRNETTAERDQEIMDRLSEMGKTEVADTTTYRTHLTTVPPVPPGTHPSVVEEIMSREHEAAVHDYHKRKGERLSGEVCDVCGTELYTDPGVHELGIFLHAVAYSDLEGQWKYRSKMPSWAMPPKGLDGPREAPDWVPVPEEEEIVIGQTPIPEGMVVERSEQQRENPVLVRGVGLVDVSAARQQEFQEQHTT encoded by the exons ATGGCTGTCGTTCCTGTCGACACCACCCTCAAAGTCCCTCCTCCGGACCCCGTTGAAGAACCCCCCAAAGTGGCCGTCACTCCATGCGATCCATGGCCGATCCCATACTATTTTGAAGGCGGGCTGCGCAGGGTCAAGCCCTACTACTACACTTACAACACCTACTGCAAGGAGCGATGGCGGGGTCGGCAGCTGCAGGAAATCTTCACGTCCGAGTTCAGAGATCGGCCGGCCGAGTACTAC GTACAAGCTCTTGCGGACGGCAAAGTCACCGTCAACGGCAAAACCGCGGCCCCCGATACCGTGATCAAGAACGGCGAAGTCATCTCGCATACCCTCCACCGCCATGAACCCCCCGTCACCGGCCATGAGATTGGAATCATTCACGAGGACAATGATATCCTTGTGATCGACAAGCCCGCGGGCGTCCCCGTCCACGCCGCCGGCCGGTACCACTACAACTCGATCGTCGAGATCCTGCGCTCGCAGCGCGGGCAGGAGTTCGTCCCCCGGCCCTGCAATCGCCTGGACCGCCTGACCTCCGGGGTGATGTTCATCGCGAAGCACCCCAAGGCCGCGgacgccatcaccatcaagctGAAGCAGCGCACCGTGCAAAAGGAGTACATCGCGCGCGTCAAGGGCCGCTTCCCAGACGGGGTGGTCGTCTGCGACCAGCCCATCATGTCCGTCAGCCCCAAGCTCGGGCTCAACCGCGTGCGCGCCACCGGCAAGGACGCAAAGACCAAGTTCCGCCGGCTAGCGTACTATCCACCTGCCTCGCCCGCCCCGGAacgcgacgaggacgaagtgACCGCCAGCGGCGACCGGCCCGcgacgccgccgccgctcctCGCCAACGAATCGGAAGGCTACAGCATCGTGCACTGCCTCCCGCTGACGGGGCGCACGCACCAGATCCGCGTGCACCTGCAGTTCCTGGGCCACCCGATCACCAACGACCCGATCTACTCCAACCGGCGGGTCTTCGGCCCGGACCTCGGCCGCAACGAAACCACCGCCGAGCGCGACCAAGAGATCATGGACCGGCTGTCCGAAATGGGCAAGACCGAAGTTGCAGATACGACCACGTACCGCACGCACCTGACGACCGTGCCGCCCGTACCGCCGGGCACGCACCCGTCcgtcgtcgaggagatcatgtCGCGCGAGCACGAGGCCGCCGTGCACGACTACCACAAGCGCAAGGGCGAGCGCCTCTCCGGCGAGGTCTGCGACGTCTGCGGCACGGAGCTCTACACTGACCCTGGCGTCCATGAGCTCGGCATCTTCCTGCATGCGGTTGCATACTCTGATCTGGAGGGCCAGTGGAAGTATCGTAGCAAGATGCCCTCGTGGGCTATGCCGCCCAAGGGGCTGGATGGGCCGCGTGAGGCGCCGGACTGGGTGCCTGTCccggaggaagaggagattgtcaTTGGCCAGACGCCGATTCCCGAGGGGATGGTTGTCGAGCGTTCTGAGCAGCAGCGGGAGAATCCGGTGTTGGTGAGGGGGGTCGGGCTTGTGGATGTGTCTGCTGCTCGGCAGCAGGAGTTTCAGGAGCAGCATACTACATAG